Proteins encoded within one genomic window of Calonectris borealis chromosome 1, bCalBor7.hap1.2, whole genome shotgun sequence:
- the XNDC1N gene encoding protein XNDC1N isoform X4, producing MTPADSKLDQNRCGVRMFKEADFLTLAVGQKWDRLRLTCSQPFSKRGQFGLCFIRVRTPLDPERPQPPPRPSQQGLEDAQPADGPWCSSPAFCWTLFPEPRSSSREEEQLKSRLQQLEPGARSPARLSRPARMVLSAARSRALRPRAGTGTPGGVMRSCRPRTREALRCQGRRRMSLQPPREPAGSRTAGRELPALRAGLCQLPRGSPGQEEEPEPAATERDGPGGVTVEGTAVTGRRASAPSAQAASAWISSPRTPPAAERKTPAQPGLPPRWRRRPPTPGCPAPSASCPSARRRWSGTPAPAGSRQGRRAPWGRAARTAGRGTSPVSRHPGAEAALPRLLEMPDRSPAAACAGGAALLELVVPRQGAWAGAGQGIMSLRRSAGHAGRGAVALVNLWPGWCRDEEATSIPTAGLGGAWGPPWGVGGPHGWGNAGMTGVAAGKE from the exons ATGACGCCGGCTGACTCGAAGCTGGACCAGAACCGCTGTGGGGTCCGGATGTTTAAGGAAG CAGACTTCCTGACGCTGGCGGTGGGGCAGAAGTGGGACCGCCTGCGGCTCACCTGCAGCCAGCCCTTCAGCAAGCGCGGCCAGTTCGGGCTGTGCTTCATCCGCGTGCGCACGCCGCTGGACCCCGAgcgcccccagccgcccccccggccctcGCAGCAAGGCCTG GAGGACGCCCAGCCCGCGGACGGCCCctggtgctccagccctgccttttgctggactctctTTCCAGAACCGCGCTC GAGCTCGagggaggaggagcagctgaagagccgcctgcagcagctggaacCAGGCGCCCGGAGCCCAGCCCGCCTCAGCCGCCCGGCCCGGATGGTGCTGtcggcggcgcggagccgggcccTGAGGCCCAGAGCCGGCACAGGCACCCCGGGGGGGGTGATGCGCAGCTGCCGGCCGAGGACCCGGGAGGCTCTGCGGTGCCAG GGTCGGCGCAGGatgtccctgcagcccccgcgAGAGCCCGCAGGCAGCCGGACAGCAGGCAGAGAGCTCCCAGCCCTGCGGGCAG GTCTCTGCCAGCTGCCTCGCGGCAGTCCAGGTCAGGAGGAAGAGCCAGAGCCCGCAGCCACCGAGAGAGACGGGCCAGGAGGGGTGACAGTGGAGGGGACAGCGGTCACGGGGAGACGGGCGTCTGCCCCATCTGCTCAG GCCGCTTCAGCTTGGATCTCCTCCCCGCGCACGCCTCCCGCTGCGGAGAGGAAGACCCCGGCGCAGCCTGGCCTTCCTCCTCGCTGGCGGAGGCGTCCCCCGACGCCTGGGTGTCCTGCCCCATCTGCGAGCTGCCCTTCGGCGCGGCGGAGGTGGAGCGGCACGCCAGCAcctgcggggagcaggcagggacgcCGGGCACCCTGGGGTAGGGCTGCGAGGACAGCGGGAAGGGGGACAAGCCCCGTGTCGCGGCACCCAGGGGCTGAAGCCGCGTTGCCGCGGCTGTTGGAGATGCCGGACcggagccctgctgctgcctgcgctggcgGAGCCGCGCTGCTGGAGCTGGTTGTGCCACGGCAAGGCGCGTGGGCAGGAGCTGGACAGGGAATAATGAGCCTGCGCAGGAGCGCTGGCCACGCTGGCAGAGGCGCAGTGGCCCTGGTAAATTTGTGGCCAGGCTGGTGTAGAGATGAAGAGGCCACTTCCATCCCCACGGCCGGGCTTGGGGGAGCGTGGGGACCACCCTGGGGCGTGGGGGGGCCCCACGGGTGGGGAAACGCTGGAATGACGGGAGTTGCTgctggaaaagaataa
- the XNDC1N gene encoding protein XNDC1N isoform X1 encodes MADGPLAPSPRGRYAALPEDYVSRQAPRRSPGPGRGSGTRPGTGPRVGSEGAEARRERRAGTGGIRKEAQSRQRVVSRGSQMAPVKISHVVSFSSQDPKYPVENLLREDGLHPWLGCPQDRSRQLRVELQLERASPIGYVDIGNCGCAFLQIEVGRSSWPLDRPYLTLVPSVALMTPADSKLDQNRCGVRMFKEDFLTLAVGQKWDRLRLTCSQPFSKRGQFGLCFIRVRTPLDPERPQPPPRPSQQGLEDAQPADGPWCSSPAFCWTLFPEPRSSSREEEQLKSRLQQLEPGARSPARLSRPARMVLSAARSRALRPRAGTGTPGGVMRSCRPRTREALRCQGRRRMSLQPPREPAGSRTAGRELPALRAGLCQLPRGSPGQEEEPEPAATERDGPGGVTVEGTAVTGRRASAPSAQAASAWISSPRTPPAAERKTPAQPGLPPRWRRRPPTPGCPAPSASCPSARRRWSGTPAPAGSRQGRRAPWGRAARTAGRGTSPVSRHPGAEAALPRLLEMPDRSPAAACAGGAALLELVVPRQGAWAGAGQGIMSLRRSAGHAGRGAVALVNLWPGWCRDEEATSIPTAGLGGAWGPPWGVGGPHGWGNAGMTGVAAGKE; translated from the exons ATGGCAGACGGTCCCTTAGCGCCCTCTCCGCGGGGCCGTTACGCGGCGCTGCCGGAGGACTACGTGTCCCGTCAGGCACCGCGGCggagccccgggccgggccgggggtctGGGACCAGGCCTGGGACCGGGCCGAGGGTCGGCAGCGAGGGAGCTGAAGCGAGGAGGGAGCGGCGGGCCG GCACTGGAGGGATCCGAAAGGAAGCTCAATCCCGGCAGAGGGTTGTCTCCAGGGGATCCCAGATGGCTCCAGTTAAAATCAGCCATGTCGTGTCCTTCTCCTCGCAG GACCCCAAGTACCCGGTGGAGAACTTGCTGCGTGAGGACGGCCTTCATCCCTGGCTCGGCTGCCCCCAGGACCGCAGCAGGCAGCTGAGAgtggagctgcagctggagagagccaGTCCCATCGGCTACGTGGACATCG GCAACTGCGGCTGCGCCTTTCTCCAGATCGAGGTGGGACGTTCCTCGTGGCCGCTGGACCGGCCCTACCTCACCCTGGTGCCCAGCGTCGCGCTGATGACGCCGGCTGACTCGAAGCTGGACCAGAACCGCTGTGGGGTCCGGATGTTTAAGGAAG ACTTCCTGACGCTGGCGGTGGGGCAGAAGTGGGACCGCCTGCGGCTCACCTGCAGCCAGCCCTTCAGCAAGCGCGGCCAGTTCGGGCTGTGCTTCATCCGCGTGCGCACGCCGCTGGACCCCGAgcgcccccagccgcccccccggccctcGCAGCAAGGCCTG GAGGACGCCCAGCCCGCGGACGGCCCctggtgctccagccctgccttttgctggactctctTTCCAGAACCGCGCTC GAGCTCGagggaggaggagcagctgaagagccgcctgcagcagctggaacCAGGCGCCCGGAGCCCAGCCCGCCTCAGCCGCCCGGCCCGGATGGTGCTGtcggcggcgcggagccgggcccTGAGGCCCAGAGCCGGCACAGGCACCCCGGGGGGGGTGATGCGCAGCTGCCGGCCGAGGACCCGGGAGGCTCTGCGGTGCCAG GGTCGGCGCAGGatgtccctgcagcccccgcgAGAGCCCGCAGGCAGCCGGACAGCAGGCAGAGAGCTCCCAGCCCTGCGGGCAG GTCTCTGCCAGCTGCCTCGCGGCAGTCCAGGTCAGGAGGAAGAGCCAGAGCCCGCAGCCACCGAGAGAGACGGGCCAGGAGGGGTGACAGTGGAGGGGACAGCGGTCACGGGGAGACGGGCGTCTGCCCCATCTGCTCAG GCCGCTTCAGCTTGGATCTCCTCCCCGCGCACGCCTCCCGCTGCGGAGAGGAAGACCCCGGCGCAGCCTGGCCTTCCTCCTCGCTGGCGGAGGCGTCCCCCGACGCCTGGGTGTCCTGCCCCATCTGCGAGCTGCCCTTCGGCGCGGCGGAGGTGGAGCGGCACGCCAGCAcctgcggggagcaggcagggacgcCGGGCACCCTGGGGTAGGGCTGCGAGGACAGCGGGAAGGGGGACAAGCCCCGTGTCGCGGCACCCAGGGGCTGAAGCCGCGTTGCCGCGGCTGTTGGAGATGCCGGACcggagccctgctgctgcctgcgctggcgGAGCCGCGCTGCTGGAGCTGGTTGTGCCACGGCAAGGCGCGTGGGCAGGAGCTGGACAGGGAATAATGAGCCTGCGCAGGAGCGCTGGCCACGCTGGCAGAGGCGCAGTGGCCCTGGTAAATTTGTGGCCAGGCTGGTGTAGAGATGAAGAGGCCACTTCCATCCCCACGGCCGGGCTTGGGGGAGCGTGGGGACCACCCTGGGGCGTGGGGGGGCCCCACGGGTGGGGAAACGCTGGAATGACGGGAGTTGCTgctggaaaagaataa
- the XNDC1N gene encoding protein XNDC1N isoform X3, whose product MADGPLAPSPRGRYAALPEDYVSRQAPRRSPGPGRGSGTRPGTGPRVGSEGAEARRERRAGTGGIRKEAQSRQRVVSRGSQMAPVKISHVVSFSSQDPKYPVENLLREDGLHPWLGCPQDRSRQLRVELQLERASPIGYVDIGNCGCAFLQIEVGRSSWPLDRPYLTLVPSVALMTPADSKLDQNRCGVRMFKEADFLTLAVGQKWDRLRLTCSQPFSKRGQFGLCFIRVRTPLDPERPQPPPRPSQQGLEDAQPADGPWCSSPAFCWTLFPEPRSSSREEEQLKSRLQQLEPGARSPARLSRPARMVLSAARSRALRPRAGTGTPGGVMRSCRPRTREALRCQGRRRMSLQPPREPAGSRTAGRELPALRAGLCQLPRGSPGQEEEPEPAATERDGPGGVTVEGTAVTGRRASAPSAQAASAWISSPRTPPAAERKTPAQPGLPPRWRRRPPTPGCPAPSASCPSARRRWSGTPAPAGSRQGRRAPWGRAARTAGRGTSPVSRHPGAEAALPRLLEMPDRSPAAACAGGAALLELVVPRQGAWAGAGQGIMSLRRSAGHAGRGAVALVNLWPGWCRDEEATSIPTAGLGGAWGPPWGVGGPHGWGNAGMTGVAAGKE is encoded by the exons ATGGCAGACGGTCCCTTAGCGCCCTCTCCGCGGGGCCGTTACGCGGCGCTGCCGGAGGACTACGTGTCCCGTCAGGCACCGCGGCggagccccgggccgggccgggggtctGGGACCAGGCCTGGGACCGGGCCGAGGGTCGGCAGCGAGGGAGCTGAAGCGAGGAGGGAGCGGCGGGCCG GCACTGGAGGGATCCGAAAGGAAGCTCAATCCCGGCAGAGGGTTGTCTCCAGGGGATCCCAGATGGCTCCAGTTAAAATCAGCCATGTCGTGTCCTTCTCCTCGCAG GACCCCAAGTACCCGGTGGAGAACTTGCTGCGTGAGGACGGCCTTCATCCCTGGCTCGGCTGCCCCCAGGACCGCAGCAGGCAGCTGAGAgtggagctgcagctggagagagccaGTCCCATCGGCTACGTGGACATCG GCAACTGCGGCTGCGCCTTTCTCCAGATCGAGGTGGGACGTTCCTCGTGGCCGCTGGACCGGCCCTACCTCACCCTGGTGCCCAGCGTCGCGCTGATGACGCCGGCTGACTCGAAGCTGGACCAGAACCGCTGTGGGGTCCGGATGTTTAAGGAAG CAGACTTCCTGACGCTGGCGGTGGGGCAGAAGTGGGACCGCCTGCGGCTCACCTGCAGCCAGCCCTTCAGCAAGCGCGGCCAGTTCGGGCTGTGCTTCATCCGCGTGCGCACGCCGCTGGACCCCGAgcgcccccagccgcccccccggccctcGCAGCAAGGCCTG GAGGACGCCCAGCCCGCGGACGGCCCctggtgctccagccctgccttttgctggactctctTTCCAGAACCGCGCTC GAGCTCGagggaggaggagcagctgaagagccgcctgcagcagctggaacCAGGCGCCCGGAGCCCAGCCCGCCTCAGCCGCCCGGCCCGGATGGTGCTGtcggcggcgcggagccgggcccTGAGGCCCAGAGCCGGCACAGGCACCCCGGGGGGGGTGATGCGCAGCTGCCGGCCGAGGACCCGGGAGGCTCTGCGGTGCCAG GGTCGGCGCAGGatgtccctgcagcccccgcgAGAGCCCGCAGGCAGCCGGACAGCAGGCAGAGAGCTCCCAGCCCTGCGGGCAG GTCTCTGCCAGCTGCCTCGCGGCAGTCCAGGTCAGGAGGAAGAGCCAGAGCCCGCAGCCACCGAGAGAGACGGGCCAGGAGGGGTGACAGTGGAGGGGACAGCGGTCACGGGGAGACGGGCGTCTGCCCCATCTGCTCAG GCCGCTTCAGCTTGGATCTCCTCCCCGCGCACGCCTCCCGCTGCGGAGAGGAAGACCCCGGCGCAGCCTGGCCTTCCTCCTCGCTGGCGGAGGCGTCCCCCGACGCCTGGGTGTCCTGCCCCATCTGCGAGCTGCCCTTCGGCGCGGCGGAGGTGGAGCGGCACGCCAGCAcctgcggggagcaggcagggacgcCGGGCACCCTGGGGTAGGGCTGCGAGGACAGCGGGAAGGGGGACAAGCCCCGTGTCGCGGCACCCAGGGGCTGAAGCCGCGTTGCCGCGGCTGTTGGAGATGCCGGACcggagccctgctgctgcctgcgctggcgGAGCCGCGCTGCTGGAGCTGGTTGTGCCACGGCAAGGCGCGTGGGCAGGAGCTGGACAGGGAATAATGAGCCTGCGCAGGAGCGCTGGCCACGCTGGCAGAGGCGCAGTGGCCCTGGTAAATTTGTGGCCAGGCTGGTGTAGAGATGAAGAGGCCACTTCCATCCCCACGGCCGGGCTTGGGGGAGCGTGGGGACCACCCTGGGGCGTGGGGGGGCCCCACGGGTGGGGAAACGCTGGAATGACGGGAGTTGCTgctggaaaagaataa
- the XNDC1N gene encoding protein XNDC1N isoform X2: MAPVKISHVVSFSSQDPKYPVENLLREDGLHPWLGCPQDRSRQLRVELQLERASPIGYVDIGNCGCAFLQIEVGRSSWPLDRPYLTLVPSVALMTPADSKLDQNRCGVRMFKEADFLTLAVGQKWDRLRLTCSQPFSKRGQFGLCFIRVRTPLDPERPQPPPRPSQQGLEDAQPADGPWCSSPAFCWTLFPEPRSSSREEEQLKSRLQQLEPGARSPARLSRPARMVLSAARSRALRPRAGTGTPGGVMRSCRPRTREALRCQGRRRMSLQPPREPAGSRTAGRELPALRAGLCQLPRGSPGQEEEPEPAATERDGPGGVTVEGTAVTGRRASAPSAQAASAWISSPRTPPAAERKTPAQPGLPPRWRRRPPTPGCPAPSASCPSARRRWSGTPAPAGSRQGRRAPWGRAARTAGRGTSPVSRHPGAEAALPRLLEMPDRSPAAACAGGAALLELVVPRQGAWAGAGQGIMSLRRSAGHAGRGAVALVNLWPGWCRDEEATSIPTAGLGGAWGPPWGVGGPHGWGNAGMTGVAAGKE; the protein is encoded by the exons ATGGCTCCAGTTAAAATCAGCCATGTCGTGTCCTTCTCCTCGCAG GACCCCAAGTACCCGGTGGAGAACTTGCTGCGTGAGGACGGCCTTCATCCCTGGCTCGGCTGCCCCCAGGACCGCAGCAGGCAGCTGAGAgtggagctgcagctggagagagccaGTCCCATCGGCTACGTGGACATCG GCAACTGCGGCTGCGCCTTTCTCCAGATCGAGGTGGGACGTTCCTCGTGGCCGCTGGACCGGCCCTACCTCACCCTGGTGCCCAGCGTCGCGCTGATGACGCCGGCTGACTCGAAGCTGGACCAGAACCGCTGTGGGGTCCGGATGTTTAAGGAAG CAGACTTCCTGACGCTGGCGGTGGGGCAGAAGTGGGACCGCCTGCGGCTCACCTGCAGCCAGCCCTTCAGCAAGCGCGGCCAGTTCGGGCTGTGCTTCATCCGCGTGCGCACGCCGCTGGACCCCGAgcgcccccagccgcccccccggccctcGCAGCAAGGCCTG GAGGACGCCCAGCCCGCGGACGGCCCctggtgctccagccctgccttttgctggactctctTTCCAGAACCGCGCTC GAGCTCGagggaggaggagcagctgaagagccgcctgcagcagctggaacCAGGCGCCCGGAGCCCAGCCCGCCTCAGCCGCCCGGCCCGGATGGTGCTGtcggcggcgcggagccgggcccTGAGGCCCAGAGCCGGCACAGGCACCCCGGGGGGGGTGATGCGCAGCTGCCGGCCGAGGACCCGGGAGGCTCTGCGGTGCCAG GGTCGGCGCAGGatgtccctgcagcccccgcgAGAGCCCGCAGGCAGCCGGACAGCAGGCAGAGAGCTCCCAGCCCTGCGGGCAG GTCTCTGCCAGCTGCCTCGCGGCAGTCCAGGTCAGGAGGAAGAGCCAGAGCCCGCAGCCACCGAGAGAGACGGGCCAGGAGGGGTGACAGTGGAGGGGACAGCGGTCACGGGGAGACGGGCGTCTGCCCCATCTGCTCAG GCCGCTTCAGCTTGGATCTCCTCCCCGCGCACGCCTCCCGCTGCGGAGAGGAAGACCCCGGCGCAGCCTGGCCTTCCTCCTCGCTGGCGGAGGCGTCCCCCGACGCCTGGGTGTCCTGCCCCATCTGCGAGCTGCCCTTCGGCGCGGCGGAGGTGGAGCGGCACGCCAGCAcctgcggggagcaggcagggacgcCGGGCACCCTGGGGTAGGGCTGCGAGGACAGCGGGAAGGGGGACAAGCCCCGTGTCGCGGCACCCAGGGGCTGAAGCCGCGTTGCCGCGGCTGTTGGAGATGCCGGACcggagccctgctgctgcctgcgctggcgGAGCCGCGCTGCTGGAGCTGGTTGTGCCACGGCAAGGCGCGTGGGCAGGAGCTGGACAGGGAATAATGAGCCTGCGCAGGAGCGCTGGCCACGCTGGCAGAGGCGCAGTGGCCCTGGTAAATTTGTGGCCAGGCTGGTGTAGAGATGAAGAGGCCACTTCCATCCCCACGGCCGGGCTTGGGGGAGCGTGGGGACCACCCTGGGGCGTGGGGGGGCCCCACGGGTGGGGAAACGCTGGAATGACGGGAGTTGCTgctggaaaagaataa
- the XNDC1N gene encoding protein XNDC1N isoform X5, which translates to MADGPLAPSPRGRYAALPEDYVSRQAPRRSPGPGRGSGTRPGTGPRVGSEGAEARRERRAGTGGIRKEAQSRQRVVSRGSQMAPVKISHVVSFSSQDPKYPVENLLREDGLHPWLGCPQDRSRQLRVELQLERASPIGYVDIGNCGCAFLQIEVGRSSWPLDRPYLTLVPSVALMTPADSKLDQNRCGVRMFKEGGRPARGRPLVLQPCLLLDSLSRTALELEGGGAAEEPPAAAGTRRPEPSPPQPPGPDGAVGGAEPGPEAQSRHRHPGGGDAQLPAEDPGGSAVPGSAQDVPAAPARARRQPDSRQRAPSPAGRSLPAASRQSRSGGRARARSHRERRARRGDSGGDSGHGETGVCPICSGRFSLDLLPAHASRCGEEDPGAAWPSSSLAEASPDAWVSCPICELPFGAAEVERHASTCGEQAGTPGTLG; encoded by the exons ATGGCAGACGGTCCCTTAGCGCCCTCTCCGCGGGGCCGTTACGCGGCGCTGCCGGAGGACTACGTGTCCCGTCAGGCACCGCGGCggagccccgggccgggccgggggtctGGGACCAGGCCTGGGACCGGGCCGAGGGTCGGCAGCGAGGGAGCTGAAGCGAGGAGGGAGCGGCGGGCCG GCACTGGAGGGATCCGAAAGGAAGCTCAATCCCGGCAGAGGGTTGTCTCCAGGGGATCCCAGATGGCTCCAGTTAAAATCAGCCATGTCGTGTCCTTCTCCTCGCAG GACCCCAAGTACCCGGTGGAGAACTTGCTGCGTGAGGACGGCCTTCATCCCTGGCTCGGCTGCCCCCAGGACCGCAGCAGGCAGCTGAGAgtggagctgcagctggagagagccaGTCCCATCGGCTACGTGGACATCG GCAACTGCGGCTGCGCCTTTCTCCAGATCGAGGTGGGACGTTCCTCGTGGCCGCTGGACCGGCCCTACCTCACCCTGGTGCCCAGCGTCGCGCTGATGACGCCGGCTGACTCGAAGCTGGACCAGAACCGCTGTGGGGTCCGGATGTTTAAGGAAG GAGGACGCCCAGCCCGCGGACGGCCCctggtgctccagccctgccttttgctggactctctTTCCAGAACCGCGCTC GAGCTCGagggaggaggagcagctgaagagccgcctgcagcagctggaacCAGGCGCCCGGAGCCCAGCCCGCCTCAGCCGCCCGGCCCGGATGGTGCTGtcggcggcgcggagccgggcccTGAGGCCCAGAGCCGGCACAGGCACCCCGGGGGGGGTGATGCGCAGCTGCCGGCCGAGGACCCGGGAGGCTCTGCGGTGCCAG GGTCGGCGCAGGatgtccctgcagcccccgcgAGAGCCCGCAGGCAGCCGGACAGCAGGCAGAGAGCTCCCAGCCCTGCGGGCAG GTCTCTGCCAGCTGCCTCGCGGCAGTCCAGGTCAGGAGGAAGAGCCAGAGCCCGCAGCCACCGAGAGAGACGGGCCAGGAGGGGTGACAGTGGAGGGGACAGCGGTCACGGGGAGACGGGCGTCTGCCCCATCTGCTCAG GCCGCTTCAGCTTGGATCTCCTCCCCGCGCACGCCTCCCGCTGCGGAGAGGAAGACCCCGGCGCAGCCTGGCCTTCCTCCTCGCTGGCGGAGGCGTCCCCCGACGCCTGGGTGTCCTGCCCCATCTGCGAGCTGCCCTTCGGCGCGGCGGAGGTGGAGCGGCACGCCAGCAcctgcggggagcaggcagggacgcCGGGCACCCTGGGGTAG